A segment of the Flavobacterium azooxidireducens genome:
TGGTAAGCTCAGCTATAGTAATCACCGGAAATTTAGTAGCCTCTTGTTCGTCTGATGACAATAACGATTCGTATGATGACGGTTATTATGATGACGGATACTATGACGACGGTTATTACGATGATGGCTATTATGACGATGGTTATTACAACGACGGCTATTATGACGACGGATACTACGATGATGGTTATTATGATGATTAATCACCTATAATTATTCATTGAAGAAAATTCTTTTTTTACACGATACCGACACCTCTTTAAAACGTGGTGCTGAATTAACTATAACCCAATTGGTCGCTCTTGGCAATCAATTGGGTTACTTAGTTGAGACTGATTTGTTGACTAATTTTGAAGAAACAAAAAATAAAATTGAGCAATCCGATTTAATTGTTTTGAATAGTACTTCTCGTTGTCGATTTGAAAAAAAATTGCTTAATTATTTAGTTGATGAAAAAATAAGTTACATCAAAATTGAATTTGATTATAATTTTTGCATTCGAAGAAACATTTTATGCACCGTTGACAGAGGAATCAGAAATTGTTGCGACAACGAAAAATACCATTTATACCATCAAGTTTTTGGAAATGCAAAGATGAACGCTTTTCAATCTCCAAAACATTTTGAAGATCATTTTGCTTTTTATGGCGAATCTGTTGCTAATAAAATTATTATGCCTCCTACAGTTGAGGTGGACAAATTGCAAATTTCTGAACTAAAAAATGAAACTGTCATTCCTTTCTTTGGTGATATTAGCTATTTAAAAGGTGGTGAAGCTTTACTTGATTATGCTCTGGAAAATCCGCAATTGACATTTCAAGTGTATGGGAAAAATGAATTGAGAAGAGATTTACCTTCCAATGTTTTTTTGAATGATTATATTCCAAATGAAGAAGTTCTAAAAATTCTTAGTCAATCAAAGTACTTTTTCTGTAAACCGGTTTGGCCGGAACCTTCCGGAAGATTGGCTGCAGAAGCTTTTTTGTCAGGCTGTGAAATGATTACCAACGACAGAGTGGGAACGTGGTCTTTCGATTTTTATCCCAATGATAAAGAAAGAGCCAAACAGGAAATGAAAGAAACCCCACAAGTTTTTTGGGATAATGTGAGTCAAATTTTAAATCAAAATGAAGCTGAAAATGTCCCTGATTTGGGTAATGTTTTGGTGTATAAAAGCTATGGCGGTTTGGGCGATATTTTCTTTTGTTTGCCCAGTTTAATCAATTTAAAAGAAGTTTCAAAATCGGTTAGTTTTGCGGTTCATCCAAGATTAGTTTCTTTCTTTACGAAGTATTTTAAAGAGATTATCATTGTTGATGAAGAAAAAATCAAAGAAAATGAAGCCGATTTTGATAAAATCATCGAATTAGGAAATTATCCTGCATTTCGAGGTTATGATTTGCCACATGCAATCAGATATTCAACACATAAAAAAGTTAAACAGCATTCCATTCAGCATCATATTGACGGATTAGCAAAATTCCATAAAAATTATTCCAATCAAAGTAAAGGTTATCCTTATTTTGAAAGGAATACCGATTACGAAAATCCGTATTACACTGTTCATCCGGGTGCCGGTTTTTTACTAAAAATATGGCCAACGGAAAGTTATGCCAAATTAATTGAGGAGTTACATCATTTGTTTCCAAAACTAAAATGTAAAATTATTTTAGGGAAAGAAGATCCAAATCCCGCTGATTTTTTTACCAAAGAAATGCCTCATATCGACTATGTTACCGGAGGTTTAGATGATATTGGTAAAGCCATGGAAGGTGCCTTTTTCCACATTGGAAACGATGCCGGAATTACCCACGTCGCCGGAGCATTCAACGTACCAACAGTAGGAATTTACGGTCCAACCGGTCCCGGTTCTTGGGGAAGTTTTGCCAAGTTTAACGAAATTATCTGGGGCAAAAAAGGCAATTGCGATTTGCGATGCAATTATGATGTCATTCTAAATTGTCCTGATCGGGTTTGTTTGTCTTCCACAACGGTTCCGCGTGTTTTAAACGCGTTGTATTCACTTTTGCAGAAAGCCTATGAAGAAATTGCTTTCGATTTAAAGGTGAACCCACTTTTAGAAATAGATTTTTCTGAAAAAGATTGCTTACTCAAAATCAATGAGAACGAATTGTTGATTGAGTACCGCGACTTATCTATGAAGAATTCCGTAGAAGAAATTTTAAAAGGAAATTTCAAAGAAAATTATTCAGAGGAAGAAGAATCACTTATTCACGTTTTTATCGAACAAAAAGTGCTATTTTGTATTCCTGAATTGAAATAAAAAATCCTTTCAAATTTACATCTGAAAGGATTTTGGTTTTTATAAAATAGAGCTTAACAAAACTCGTTATAAGCATCTTTTAAATTCTCTGCTATCATTTCCGCAGGACGACCTTCAATGTGATGACGTTCTAACATGTGAACCAATTCGCCATCTTTAAACAAAGCCATACTTGGCGACGATGGTGGAAAAGGAAACATGTGTTGTCTCGCTGCATCAACGGCATCTTTGTCAACACCGGCAAAAACAGTCACTAATTGGTCCGGTTTTTTAGACCCGTCTAAACTCATTTTTGCTCCCGGTCTTGCATTTCTGGCAGCACATCCGCAAACTGAATTCACAACTACCAACGTTGTTCCTTTTTGTGAAATTGCATTTTCTACCGCTTCTGCACTATATAATTCTTGAAAACCTACTTCCGATAATTCGGCTCTCATTGGTTTTACCATTTCTTCTGGATACATATTTTTTCTATTAGATTGTTAGATTTTTGGATTGTTCGATTCTCAGATTCTAAGACTTTGCAAAGTTACTAAGTTTTCATTTTCATTTGATGATTTCAATCATAAAGATTTGTTATGATTAAATAGAAAATCAAAGAACAAAATCAAGATAGTTTTCGGGTGTGATAACGTGTGTTTTTATGAGTTATTCGTCCCAAATCCAAAAAAGTTATGTTTTTTTTGGATTCAAATCCTCAAAAGTTATGAATTACAACAAGTCCGTTCCGATTTTTAATCCTATAAAAATAGTTCTTGGTCGAGATGGGCCGTAAATATAAGTAGCATCTCTATTCACACCTAAATCAAAATCTTTTTGGTATTGATTGAATAAATTCTGAATTCCACCACTTAATTGAAGATGTAATTTTTCTTTTACTACAAACGTATACGATGATTTAAAATTTACTTCATAAAAGTCATTTGTAGTTTCTAAACGGTCTTCGGCAATAAATCCGGCATAATGCTGAGCATACATTTTTCCGGTGTACACCACAGAAATATTGTTTTGAAAAGCCTTTTTAGGAGAAAATGTTGCCATCAAATTTCCATACACATTTGGTGAACGGAAGAAATTTCGATTTGTATTCGTCACGTTTTCACTCCATTGAACTGCTTCGTCATACAACGCTTTTTGAATCGTTGCTCCAGCTTGAAACTGCCATTTTTGTCCCGGAGCATATTTTGCTTCCAAATTCACACCATAAACATCAGCTCCTTTTCCGTTTCGTTTTTCCCAAATGGTTTCTGAAAGTTGTTCCAACACAAATGGGTCGTTTAATCGGGTGTAAAAGGCTTCAAATGTCAATCCGGCTTCCGAATTTGGAGTAACTTTATTCCAATCTAACGAAGTTAAAAATGAATGGGAAGTTTCCGACTCCAATCCATCAGCTAATTCAACTAACGCCACTTCTCCGGCTGCAATTCGGGCGTGAATATCTTCCGAAAAAACTTGTGGAGCTCTAAAACCTTTGGCATAACTGTTTCGCCATTGCAAATTTTCTTTAAAGTTATAAAGGATGTTTAGTCTCGGATTAAAAATCACAGCTTCATCGGCAGCATTGTGAAAATCGGCTCGCAATCCACCTAAAACTTTCAGTTTTTCATTGACTTTCCATTCTTGTTGAGCATAAATTCCTAGAATATCTAATGTTTGATTTACAAATGCATTATAACCTGGTTTTTCATCAACCATCATTTCTTTTTTGTATTCGGCTCCGGTTGTTAAGGTTGCCGATCCACCTAAAAATGATTCTTGTTTTCGGTTGTATTGAGCTCCACCAATCCAAGTGATGACTTCTGTATTTCCATACCCGCGAATGCTTTCTTCATAATCTATATTGCCAAATTCATCATCGGCTCGACCACCATAAAAGTTGTCATTTTTAGATTGTTGGGTGTTGAAATAAATAGCATATTTGTTCTTTTCATCTTCCGAATAATTCTCAAATGTGAGTCCGCCACCCACCATTTTGGATGTAATTTGTTCTGTCGTAAGTGCTTCAAACGGTTGTAAATCAAATCGATTTTCACCACCTCTTCTAAATTCGTTTACCGTATGAAATTCGGCCGTAATTTTACTTCGTTCAAACGGACGATAAAACGATTTGAATCCGAATGTTCGATTTTGCATTGTTGTAATTTCCGTAAAATTATCATCATTTGCATCAAAAGGTTCGCGGTCACGAAGCATTGCAAAAATCTGAATTCCTAAATTCAAATCTTCTGATAAAACTGTTCCGTTTAACGTTAAGGCTTTGTCTGGCACATTTCCATCAATTAAACCTAAATGCGAATTAATTT
Coding sequences within it:
- a CDS encoding glycosyltransferase family 9 protein; protein product: MKKILFLHDTDTSLKRGAELTITQLVALGNQLGYLVETDLLTNFEETKNKIEQSDLIVLNSTSRCRFEKKLLNYLVDEKISYIKIEFDYNFCIRRNILCTVDRGIRNCCDNEKYHLYHQVFGNAKMNAFQSPKHFEDHFAFYGESVANKIIMPPTVEVDKLQISELKNETVIPFFGDISYLKGGEALLDYALENPQLTFQVYGKNELRRDLPSNVFLNDYIPNEEVLKILSQSKYFFCKPVWPEPSGRLAAEAFLSGCEMITNDRVGTWSFDFYPNDKERAKQEMKETPQVFWDNVSQILNQNEAENVPDLGNVLVYKSYGGLGDIFFCLPSLINLKEVSKSVSFAVHPRLVSFFTKYFKEIIIVDEEKIKENEADFDKIIELGNYPAFRGYDLPHAIRYSTHKKVKQHSIQHHIDGLAKFHKNYSNQSKGYPYFERNTDYENPYYTVHPGAGFLLKIWPTESYAKLIEELHHLFPKLKCKIILGKEDPNPADFFTKEMPHIDYVTGGLDDIGKAMEGAFFHIGNDAGITHVAGAFNVPTVGIYGPTGPGSWGSFAKFNEIIWGKKGNCDLRCNYDVILNCPDRVCLSSTTVPRVLNALYSLLQKAYEEIAFDLKVNPLLEIDFSEKDCLLKINENELLIEYRDLSMKNSVEEILKGNFKENYSEEEESLIHVFIEQKVLFCIPELK
- a CDS encoding BrxA/BrxB family bacilliredoxin; this encodes MYPEEMVKPMRAELSEVGFQELYSAEAVENAISQKGTTLVVVNSVCGCAARNARPGAKMSLDGSKKPDQLVTVFAGVDKDAVDAARQHMFPFPPSSPSMALFKDGELVHMLERHHIEGRPAEMIAENLKDAYNEFC
- a CDS encoding TonB-dependent receptor, which gives rise to MKKILLLIVLSFTLISQAQEKGTVVGHILYEGQAVPFASILLKNATTGTSSDENGNFSIEVPSGKQTIIVQAIGFKNQEKNINVPSGGKIHLDFNLEESVFGLNQVVVSATRGLQKRTEAPVIVTVTNSEVLQKAQAISLSEGLSFQPGLRMETNCQNCGFSQVRMNGLDGAYSQILMDSRPIFSALNGVYGLDQIPTNMIERIEVVRGGGSSLYGSNAIAGTINIITKDPIENSFEINSHLGLIDGNVPDKALTLNGTVLSEDLNLGIQIFAMLRDREPFDANDDNFTEITTMQNRTFGFKSFYRPFERSKITAEFHTVNEFRRGGENRFDLQPFEALTTEQITSKMVGGGLTFENYSEDEKNKYAIYFNTQQSKNDNFYGGRADDEFGNIDYEESIRGYGNTEVITWIGGAQYNRKQESFLGGSATLTTGAEYKKEMMVDEKPGYNAFVNQTLDILGIYAQQEWKVNEKLKVLGGLRADFHNAADEAVIFNPRLNILYNFKENLQWRNSYAKGFRAPQVFSEDIHARIAAGEVALVELADGLESETSHSFLTSLDWNKVTPNSEAGLTFEAFYTRLNDPFVLEQLSETIWEKRNGKGADVYGVNLEAKYAPGQKWQFQAGATIQKALYDEAVQWSENVTNTNRNFFRSPNVYGNLMATFSPKKAFQNNISVVYTGKMYAQHYAGFIAEDRLETTNDFYEVNFKSSYTFVVKEKLHLQLSGGIQNLFNQYQKDFDLGVNRDATYIYGPSRPRTIFIGLKIGTDLL